Below is a window of Herbiconiux aconitum DNA.
AGCACCGGCCATCGGCTGGATGAGCGCGTGCGAGAGGCGCGCGACGCCGTCGACCGTGGCGGAATCGGCGATGCTCTTCACGAACTCGAAGAACTGGGTCGCGTGCACGATCGAGTAGGGCAGACCCGACTCGGCGATCAGCGTCTCCTGGGCGATCTTGCCGCGGAAGTAGGGGCTCTCGGCCAGGCGATCGGTGCCCACCACGGAGAGGGCGACATAGTGCTTCAGACCGGCCGTCTTCGCGGCCGACGTGAGGTTCGTCGTTGAGGTGGTGAAGAAGTCGAGCACCGCCTTCTCCTCGAACGACGGCGAGTTGGAGACGTCGACCACGACGTCGGCTCCGGCGAGCACCTCGGCGACTCCCTCGCCGGTGAGGGTGTTGACTCCCGAGCTGGGGGAGGCGGGAACGGCGTCGTGGCCGAGCTCGCCGAGCTTCGCGACGAGTTTCGACCCGATGAGGCCCGTTCCTCCGATGACGACGATCTTCATGGTCTTCCTCTTCCGTTGTGTTCGGTCTGCGGTGCCGCGGTCGTGCGCGGCTGTCAGGAACTACGACCGGGGGTGAGGGTGTTCTGTGACGGGTCGGTCGACGCCGCGGGCATCGCGCCGGGCGTCGCGCCGCGCACGGCGGCGCTCGCGCCAGGTCATCGCGGCCCAGGCCGCCTGGTCGCGGCTGCGCTCCTCGTCGAGCTCGCGCCGCCGCGCCGCCCGACGTTCGTGCCACCGAGCGACCTCGAGATCGATGTCGCGGGTGGGGGTGATCACCGGCGGGCCGCCGAGCAGTTGCCGGCGGGCGTCGACCACGCGGCGGTTGAAGTCGGTGAGGAGCTCCCGCACGGCGCGTTCCGAACCGGCGGCGTCGATCCGGTCGTCGAGCGCGGCGTCCTCGGTGCGCAGCGTGAGAGCCGGCGGGCCGAGACCCGTGAGCTGCTCCCGTTCGATCTTGCGGCGGATCCACCAGTTCGGGTCGTGGGTCGACGTGAGATGGGTGAGTGGCTTGCCCGCGCCCGGGAGGTCGTCGAAGTCGCCGCGACGGATCGCCTGCGCGACCTGGATCTCGACGAACTGAGCACGCTGCTCCATCGTCGGGGCGCCCGCGTCGTGGGTCTGGTCGGCCTCGTCGGTTGCGGGTCCGGCGGCGGTGGTCTCGGAGTCTCCGGTCGGCTCGGCTGCGGACTCCGCGGCCAACCGGTCGACCCGGTAACGGGCGGCGTTCACCCTCGAATCGCTCGGCGGCATCCGATCTTCCACGACTTCCAGCCTAAATTCCGCGCGCGCATCCGTCGACCCTGACCGGGCGCGAGCGCGCGTCGTCTAACCTGGACCGGTGGTGGAAGTCATTGTGGGCGAGGTCGGCATCGCCGACGGCGTCGTGCTGCGGCTGCTGCGGGCCGACGACGCGGGCCGCCTCGCGGATTCGTTCGAGCGCAATCGCGATCATCTCGCGCACTGGGACCCGGTGCGCCCCGAAGCCTTCTTCACCGAACTCGGCCAAGCCGCCGAGATCGACCGTGCCCTGCAGGCCTGCCTCGCCGGGGTGATGATGCCGTTGGTGCTCGTGAGCGGCGGAGAGATCGTCGGGCGCGCGAACCTCACCGGCATCACGCGCGGCGCGTTCCAGAACGCGATCCTCGGCTATTGGATCGACGCGCGCCTGGCCGGCCGCGGCGTGATGACCGCGACGGTCGCCGAGGTGCTCCGGCTCGCCCGGGAGGAACTCGCACTGCACCGCGTCGAGGCATCGACCTTGCTCGAGAACGCCGCTTCGCAGGCTGTGCTGCGGCGCAATGGATTCGAGAAGATCGGCGAGGCGCCGCGCTATCTGAAGATCGCGGGCCGTTGGCAAGACCACCTGCTGTTCCAGCGCATCCTGCACGACTGATCGGATGCGCGGAGGCGGTCACGGCGCGAAGACGTCGTCGCCGTGCCCGACCCTTCTCGACGCCGAAGGTTCGCCGGGTGTCGAGAGCGGCGAAGCGGCGACCGTGCCCATGATGAAAGGGATGAACGGAGCTGGATGTCAGACGGCGTGACTCTCGACGACGTCTCCCTGGGGGAGGCCACGGAGCCGCAGCTCTGCGCGCTGTTCGCGGAGGCGCGCTCGGTTTCCGGCGACCTCGCTGCAGCCCTCGCGCTGGCGCGGCGGGTGGGGCGCGACACCCCGCGACCGGGAGGCGGACGCACGGCGCGGTACTTCGAGACGCTGGCGACGCTGGCAGCGGCTGACGTCACGGTCGCCCGGGTGATCGAACCGCACCTCGATGCGCTCGCGATTCTTGCCGAGTGTCCGGCGCCGGTCGATCTCGCCGCGGTCGGGGCCGACGCCGACAGCACCTGGGGTGTGTTCGCCGCCGAGGGGCCGGGCGTGCGACTCGACGCGATTCCGGATGCCGGTGGCTGGCTCCTCGACGGCACGAAACCGTGGTGCTCGCTGGCGGGTGTCCTCAGCCACGCGCTGGTGACCGCGCACGTCGGAGGAGAGCGGCGCCTGTTCGCCGTGGCACTCCAGCAGCCGGGCGTGAGCCCCCATCCGGAAGCCTGGGTGGCGCGGGGGTTCCCGGATGTGCCGAGTGGTCCGACGGAGTTCGCGCGAGTTCTTGCGGTGCCGGTGGGGGAGCCGGGGTGGTATCTCGCGCGGGCCGGGTTCGAGTGGGGTGGGGTCGGCGTCGCCGCCTGCTGGTTCGGCGGGGCGGTGGGTGTGGGCCGGCGGGTCGTCGACGCGGTGGCGAAGCGGAACGACGACGTGTCGGCGCTGCACGCGGGCCGGGTCGCGACGTCGCTGACGTCGGCGCGTGCGGTGCTCGCGGCGGCGGCGCGCGCCATCGACGGCGAGGGAGCGCGTGGCGCGGTGGCGGCAGACGGTGTGGTGGAGGCTGACACTGGGGCCCCCGGGGCCGGGCACCCGATGGGTGCGACCGACCGCGCGCTGCTCGCCCAAATGAGCCGCTCGGCAGTGCGGAAGGCGTGCGATGAGGTGCTGCACGAAGCGGCGCAAGCCCTCGGCCCGGCTC
It encodes the following:
- a CDS encoding SDR family oxidoreductase, whose protein sequence is MKIVVIGGTGLIGSKLVAKLGELGHDAVPASPSSGVNTLTGEGVAEVLAGADVVVDVSNSPSFEEKAVLDFFTTSTTNLTSAAKTAGLKHYVALSVVGTDRLAESPYFRGKIAQETLIAESGLPYSIVHATQFFEFVKSIADSATVDGVARLSHALIQPMAGADVAAQVARVAVGEPVGGIREVAGPEVFGLDDLVRTGLALRGDTREVVADPEARYFGALLGERTLLPGDGAVLAEQKYADWFPLNTPPV
- a CDS encoding J-domain-containing protein; this encodes MPPSDSRVNAARYRVDRLAAESAAEPTGDSETTAAGPATDEADQTHDAGAPTMEQRAQFVEIQVAQAIRRGDFDDLPGAGKPLTHLTSTHDPNWWIRRKIEREQLTGLGPPALTLRTEDAALDDRIDAAGSERAVRELLTDFNRRVVDARRQLLGGPPVITPTRDIDLEVARWHERRAARRRELDEERSRDQAAWAAMTWRERRRARRDARRDARGVDRPVTEHPHPRS
- a CDS encoding GNAT family N-acetyltransferase — protein: MVEVIVGEVGIADGVVLRLLRADDAGRLADSFERNRDHLAHWDPVRPEAFFTELGQAAEIDRALQACLAGVMMPLVLVSGGEIVGRANLTGITRGAFQNAILGYWIDARLAGRGVMTATVAEVLRLAREELALHRVEASTLLENAASQAVLRRNGFEKIGEAPRYLKIAGRWQDHLLFQRILHD
- a CDS encoding acyl-CoA dehydrogenase, with amino-acid sequence MSDGVTLDDVSLGEATEPQLCALFAEARSVSGDLAAALALARRVGRDTPRPGGGRTARYFETLATLAAADVTVARVIEPHLDALAILAECPAPVDLAAVGADADSTWGVFAAEGPGVRLDAIPDAGGWLLDGTKPWCSLAGVLSHALVTAHVGGERRLFAVALQQPGVSPHPEAWVARGFPDVPSGPTEFARVLAVPVGEPGWYLARAGFEWGGVGVAACWFGGAVGVGRRVVDAVAKRNDDVSALHAGRVATSLTSARAVLAAAARAIDGEGARGAVAADGVVEADTGAPGAGHPMGATDRALLAQMSRSAVRKACDEVLHEAAQALGPAPQALDAAYAARVADLSLYLLQHHGDRDSARIGRLIVEGRR